Proteins from a single region of Dyadobacter fanqingshengii:
- a CDS encoding TonB-dependent receptor domain-containing protein has protein sequence MYVDGGKLIGKIVESPGNVGVSFATIALLASKDSSLASGSVADENGAFSIANVTPGKYVLRVTNMGYQTLFVPNINVSAEASLLDLGNITILPEAQKLNEVIVKGEKSMIVDDIDKKIVNIGKDMLATSNNVSDLLEKVPAVSLDENGNPQVRGKGNVVVLIDGKPSNLYGSDLPTILQSFPANLIERIDVMTTPSAKYEGEGASGVIDIITKKTKIRGTNGGLRASLGNKNNHSASGNLSYRMGKVGVNASLSGQSRNMTWKRNLSRDNFISENTSHLEQTGTGGNKGKNAFGRIGVNYDINDKNSLELGVNYSRDQSRNNSNLLNETSFASGNATERFNRLNNSKGNGENLNFNLDYRKKFDDKDHQLTFTSSYSLGESDGESYYNQESEIDSLMRNQQNLRDNKRHSLFLNTDYTWPITKKATLQVGLRSRMSANDNTNAFYNMSKETGSYVFDPNISNVFGYKDATYTGFMTFSQKTDLWGMRAGLRVTDYNQDINQISINRAFNVHFLTLVPSLALTRKLGESAQLKLNYSRRVQRPEADWLNPYTDVSDPRNIQSGNPTLKPEFTHKAEMGYSNYEASGGWGPSLFMDYSNNAITRIRTIDETGISLTQFANVGRELSYGLETDFSQTLFEVLKINGSGRVFRSEVVSQVAQIDNRTWSYSGNLNAFITLPADFRASAYINYEGPRAIAQGTREGVFIANMGIRKELLEKKATISFNVQDIFLSRAYKSQLNTATYSQNSLWQQTNRLVNLTFQYRFGKISANGGDDA, from the coding sequence GTGTACGTAGACGGAGGCAAGCTTATCGGGAAAATTGTTGAATCTCCCGGCAATGTCGGCGTCAGTTTTGCTACGATCGCCTTGCTCGCTTCCAAAGATTCGTCACTGGCCAGTGGAAGTGTTGCTGATGAAAACGGCGCATTCAGCATTGCCAATGTTACGCCAGGAAAATATGTGCTGCGGGTTACCAATATGGGATACCAAACATTATTTGTTCCCAATATCAATGTTTCGGCGGAAGCCAGCTTATTGGATCTGGGAAACATTACAATCCTGCCGGAGGCGCAAAAACTGAATGAGGTAATCGTTAAGGGTGAGAAAAGCATGATCGTGGATGACATTGATAAGAAGATCGTCAACATCGGAAAGGATATGCTTGCAACCAGCAATAATGTAAGCGATCTGCTTGAAAAAGTGCCCGCTGTTTCGCTGGATGAAAACGGAAATCCGCAAGTTCGGGGTAAAGGCAATGTGGTGGTTCTGATCGATGGCAAACCTTCAAATTTATATGGCAGCGATTTGCCCACCATTCTTCAATCTTTCCCCGCAAACCTTATCGAGCGCATTGACGTAATGACCACGCCATCGGCCAAATACGAAGGCGAGGGCGCTTCGGGTGTGATCGACATTATTACGAAAAAAACAAAAATACGTGGCACAAACGGCGGTTTGCGCGCAAGCCTGGGCAACAAAAACAACCATAGCGCATCGGGTAACCTGAGCTATCGCATGGGAAAAGTGGGTGTGAATGCTTCGCTGAGCGGCCAATCCAGAAATATGACCTGGAAGAGAAATCTGAGCCGCGATAATTTTATTTCAGAAAACACTTCACACCTTGAACAAACCGGAACGGGCGGCAACAAAGGAAAAAATGCTTTCGGACGTATTGGTGTCAATTACGATATCAATGATAAAAATTCGCTTGAACTGGGCGTAAACTATTCGCGTGACCAGAGCCGTAATAACAGCAACCTGTTAAATGAAACCAGCTTCGCTTCCGGTAACGCAACCGAGAGATTTAACCGCCTGAACAACAGCAAAGGGAATGGTGAGAACCTAAACTTCAACCTGGATTACCGTAAGAAATTTGATGATAAAGATCATCAGCTCACCTTCACCTCCAGTTATTCTCTTGGCGAGTCGGACGGTGAATCTTACTACAATCAGGAAAGCGAGATCGATAGTCTGATGCGCAATCAGCAAAACCTGCGCGACAACAAACGCCACTCCCTATTTCTCAACACAGATTACACCTGGCCGATCACCAAGAAAGCAACATTGCAAGTGGGTTTGCGCTCGCGTATGAGTGCTAACGACAACACCAACGCTTTTTATAACATGTCGAAGGAAACCGGAAGCTACGTGTTTGACCCGAACATTAGCAACGTATTTGGCTATAAGGACGCGACTTACACGGGTTTCATGACATTTTCCCAAAAAACAGATCTCTGGGGCATGCGTGCGGGACTGCGCGTAACAGATTACAACCAGGACATTAATCAGATAAGCATTAACCGCGCATTCAATGTACATTTCCTTACGCTTGTGCCAAGCCTCGCGCTAACCCGTAAGCTAGGGGAATCTGCTCAGCTGAAACTGAATTACAGCCGTCGCGTGCAACGGCCGGAAGCGGATTGGCTCAACCCTTATACCGACGTTTCGGATCCGAGGAACATTCAATCCGGGAACCCTACGCTGAAACCTGAATTTACGCATAAGGCCGAAATGGGCTATTCCAATTACGAAGCTTCGGGCGGCTGGGGACCATCATTGTTCATGGATTATTCCAATAATGCCATCACCCGCATCAGGACGATTGACGAAACCGGCATATCATTAACGCAGTTTGCAAACGTGGGACGCGAGCTTTCTTATGGACTTGAAACCGACTTTTCCCAAACCCTTTTTGAAGTGCTGAAAATCAATGGCAGCGGCCGGGTTTTCAGAAGTGAGGTTGTATCCCAAGTCGCACAAATTGACAACAGAACTTGGAGTTACTCAGGAAACCTGAATGCGTTCATAACGCTTCCTGCGGATTTCCGGGCATCGGCTTATATCAATTATGAAGGGCCCAGGGCTATTGCGCAGGGAACGCGTGAAGGTGTATTTATTGCCAATATGGGTATTCGTAAGGAGCTTTTGGAAAAAAAGGCAACAATCTCCTTTAACGTTCAGGACATATTTTTGTCGAGGGCTTACAAAAGCCAGTTGAATACGGCTACTTACTCCCAAAATTCCCTCTGGCAGCAGACAAACCGGTTGGTTAACCTGACCTTCCAATATCGCTTTGGGAAAATAAGTGCTAACGGGGGCGATGATGCCTGA
- a CDS encoding translocation/assembly module TamB domain-containing protein, protein MKKALKVLAIVILTILILVGVLVWGIQTPFGQNFLTTQANSYLRKKLKTKVNIEKVRFDVPDWILLEGVYFEDEHGDTLVAGKRLYVDLDMYSLIKGNVGINKVELEGINANINRVLPDTVFNFQFIVDAFASADTTTTVDTTSSPMEMRLDQISLKNVRLSYRDAVTGTDAIANIDSAHVNFDKFNPTISQYHPSKLALLGSEVKLRMYQPLKTETTPETVPDPADSLDIKVGDIDIREFKWLFEDEIAGLKNGVSVGKLEGRVNNIYMGSQYVDVRNLNLEKMSLYAEFAKKAKAEAKKDTTTDEAAAPGWNVKVGDIKLVNNDLRYDDFNTPAQPKGLDFAHLDVKNLNVDLKDFIFSPENIAGSLKSGSFQEKSGFRLQEFRTNFKYGAQETYLRNLYVKTPNTLLRDELSLRYKNLDELAKDIANVKIKLRLTDSRVAFADILLLVPDLAKTPPFDKEPNGMLEGSGLVTGSVDDMLISKARFSMLNGTVLALDGRIQGLPDANKLAVDMTINELSSTKEDLMKMLPDSAVPASIELPEDIKITGKVKGSMENITMTTTINTSFGTGTFSGNLKNITDSIRAQYNGTLAFTDFDLGRMMKQPPAEMGKLTLRTDLEGIGYAPKTMKASLDGTVASADIKGYVYNNLTLKGDVDNGFANVSATMNDQNIDVDLTAQADLSKEYPSVKADVSIEKLDLTALHLYADSLQLKGNIKVDMPSTNPENPLGTVDINDFTFTHHRRPITIDSMNVQLTDSSGQRQATIKSPFLKAEMKGDFVYTEIADALLTEVGKHFKAPNLTYNAVTKPVNFTLDATVSNHPLITTFVPALKEMNDIQFKAKLDNQQDSSIVARLTIPMVNYDSIQTERVSVDFSNTKENAALNANVGLVNTGSFRIQNASLESKIVNNDVKFDFIVRDSVNTERHAVLGDLAIADNRYRLNLREGLLLDYLKWETDTSGYISYAPDSLYIKNFVIKSKDQSITINSTSEAPNSPLDIAIANISIGPMIGIATRDSTLATGILNGKILLSDYMKAPVYTGELTIDSLAVTKIPVGNLVLKSTNETENLIRVDMSLTNGENNMTLEGNYNLKSESPMDFKLDLKRLSAQTIEAFSFGELKKATGNLTGNIAITGATDSPRLDGAINFNDVAFNATQLGSRYSLANQKINFNGQNINFNNFIIADSTNQQMKINGKVDIANIPDVAYNLTIDAKNFNVLNSTQKQNELFYGKANIDADLSVKGQGSKSVIDGSIKVDPGSNITFVLPNEATEAGDASKGIIEFVDMSDSTQVAEADSAAAKITTVDFASQISLDIDVDDKSEFKVVIDELNGDNIRLKGNAQLNTGIAPNGQLFMLGSYDVTEGSYDLTLQILKRQFQILKGSNLLWTGDVMNAELNITAGYTVEVDPGSISAKFQGASKVPIQVQVVITGNLTTPNITFNIVPDETIDKQVTNELTSQSFWENMKSSPSEMNKQAFALLITNKFITDQSSPGFNLGSSAEAVARQSVSQLLSDQLNNLASDLVKGVDLDIGVNSTADQTTGARTDLNLGLSKAFLNDRLKISVGKNFEIESQSNSASSNEVFDNIALDYAITRDGRYLFRAFRKNQYQSILEGFIIETGVSFIVTADYDLLREFFQRQKNEK, encoded by the coding sequence ATGAAGAAAGCACTAAAAGTATTAGCAATTGTAATTCTGACGATATTGATCCTGGTTGGTGTTTTGGTTTGGGGTATTCAAACGCCTTTTGGACAAAACTTTCTGACGACACAGGCCAATTCATATCTTCGGAAAAAGCTTAAAACAAAGGTCAATATTGAAAAAGTGCGTTTCGACGTCCCCGATTGGATCCTGTTAGAAGGTGTTTATTTTGAAGATGAACATGGCGACACGCTTGTTGCAGGCAAAAGACTTTATGTTGATCTCGACATGTACAGCCTCATCAAGGGCAATGTCGGGATCAACAAAGTTGAGCTTGAAGGCATTAATGCCAACATCAACAGGGTTTTACCAGACACCGTTTTCAATTTCCAGTTCATAGTAGACGCATTTGCCAGCGCCGACACCACTACGACGGTCGACACAACTTCCAGCCCGATGGAAATGCGGCTCGACCAGATTTCATTGAAAAATGTGCGTCTGTCCTATCGCGATGCTGTTACCGGCACGGACGCAATAGCCAACATTGATTCGGCACATGTAAATTTTGATAAATTCAATCCTACAATTTCCCAGTATCATCCTTCCAAACTTGCCTTGCTGGGCAGCGAGGTTAAGCTAAGAATGTATCAGCCGCTTAAAACGGAAACCACGCCGGAAACTGTTCCGGATCCCGCTGATTCACTCGACATTAAAGTAGGCGACATTGATATCAGGGAATTTAAATGGTTGTTTGAGGATGAAATCGCTGGCTTGAAAAATGGCGTTTCCGTTGGGAAGCTGGAAGGGCGTGTGAACAACATATATATGGGTAGCCAATATGTGGATGTTCGCAACCTGAACCTGGAAAAAATGTCGCTTTATGCCGAGTTTGCAAAAAAAGCAAAAGCGGAGGCCAAAAAAGACACAACTACTGACGAAGCTGCAGCGCCAGGCTGGAATGTAAAAGTTGGAGACATTAAGCTGGTCAATAACGACTTGCGCTACGATGATTTCAACACACCAGCCCAGCCCAAAGGACTGGATTTTGCGCATTTGGATGTAAAAAATCTTAATGTAGATTTAAAGGACTTTATTTTTTCCCCTGAAAACATTGCGGGCTCGCTTAAATCTGGCTCATTTCAGGAAAAGAGCGGATTTAGGTTACAGGAGTTCAGGACCAATTTCAAATACGGTGCGCAAGAAACCTATTTGCGGAATTTGTATGTCAAAACGCCTAACACGCTGCTGAGGGACGAATTAAGCCTTCGATATAAAAACCTGGACGAACTGGCCAAGGACATTGCAAACGTTAAAATCAAGCTTCGGCTCACTGACAGCCGCGTTGCTTTTGCGGACATTTTACTGCTGGTTCCCGATCTTGCCAAAACCCCGCCATTTGATAAAGAACCCAACGGAATGCTGGAAGGCTCCGGACTCGTTACCGGCTCGGTGGATGATATGCTCATTTCAAAAGCGCGTTTCAGTATGCTTAACGGAACCGTTTTAGCGCTTGACGGTCGCATTCAAGGGTTGCCGGACGCTAATAAGCTCGCCGTGGACATGACCATCAACGAACTCTCTTCAACAAAAGAGGACCTGATGAAAATGCTGCCCGACAGCGCAGTTCCAGCCTCGATAGAACTTCCCGAAGACATTAAGATCACTGGAAAAGTGAAAGGATCGATGGAAAACATCACGATGACCACCACGATCAACACTTCGTTCGGGACAGGCACATTCTCGGGTAACCTGAAAAACATTACGGACAGTATAAGAGCACAATACAACGGCACATTAGCATTCACTGACTTTGATTTAGGCCGGATGATGAAACAACCACCGGCGGAAATGGGCAAGCTGACGCTCAGGACTGATCTGGAAGGGATTGGTTATGCGCCGAAAACGATGAAAGCTAGTCTGGACGGAACAGTAGCAAGTGCTGACATCAAGGGTTATGTGTACAATAACCTTACGTTAAAGGGAGACGTCGACAATGGCTTCGCCAATGTTTCGGCGACGATGAATGATCAGAACATTGATGTAGACCTCACTGCCCAGGCAGACCTTTCGAAAGAATATCCTTCTGTAAAAGCCGACGTTTCCATTGAAAAGCTGGATCTGACTGCGTTGCATTTATATGCCGATTCTTTGCAGCTCAAAGGAAACATTAAGGTGGATATGCCTTCCACTAATCCCGAAAATCCGCTGGGAACAGTTGATATAAACGATTTCACATTTACACATCACCGCAGACCGATAACCATTGATTCCATGAATGTGCAATTGACGGATTCCAGCGGGCAACGTCAGGCAACCATTAAATCACCTTTTCTGAAAGCGGAGATGAAAGGTGATTTTGTTTATACAGAAATTGCAGATGCATTGCTGACGGAAGTTGGTAAACATTTCAAAGCGCCAAACCTTACTTATAATGCTGTTACCAAACCGGTAAATTTCACGCTTGACGCAACGGTAAGCAATCACCCGCTGATCACGACTTTCGTTCCTGCGCTGAAAGAAATGAATGATATTCAGTTTAAAGCAAAATTGGATAACCAGCAGGATTCTTCCATCGTGGCGCGTTTGACCATTCCTATGGTGAACTACGACAGCATTCAAACGGAAAGGGTTTCGGTTGATTTTAGTAATACCAAGGAAAATGCCGCACTGAATGCCAACGTTGGTTTGGTAAACACGGGCAGTTTCAGGATTCAGAATGCTTCGCTGGAAAGCAAAATTGTTAACAATGATGTCAAATTCGATTTCATTGTTAGGGATTCTGTCAATACGGAACGCCATGCGGTGCTGGGCGATCTGGCAATCGCTGATAATCGTTACCGGCTTAATCTGCGTGAAGGCTTGCTTTTGGATTATCTCAAATGGGAAACCGACACTTCCGGGTATATTTCCTACGCTCCTGACAGTCTTTACATTAAGAATTTTGTAATCAAAAGTAAGGATCAGTCGATAACCATCAATTCCACAAGCGAAGCACCAAACAGTCCGCTGGATATTGCAATTGCTAATATTTCCATTGGACCAATGATCGGGATTGCCACACGGGATTCCACATTGGCAACAGGGATTCTGAATGGGAAAATTCTTTTGAGCGATTACATGAAAGCGCCGGTTTATACGGGTGAACTGACGATTGACAGTCTTGCTGTGACGAAGATCCCTGTTGGTAACCTTGTGCTGAAATCGACCAATGAGACTGAAAACCTGATCCGGGTGGATATGTCGCTTACCAACGGGGAAAATAATATGACCCTGGAAGGAAATTACAATCTGAAATCTGAAAGCCCGATGGATTTCAAGCTGGACCTGAAAAGGTTGAGCGCGCAGACGATTGAGGCTTTTAGTTTTGGTGAATTGAAAAAAGCAACCGGAAACTTAACCGGTAATATCGCCATCACTGGCGCCACCGACAGTCCCAGACTCGACGGAGCAATTAATTTTAACGACGTTGCTTTCAATGCTACCCAGCTTGGCTCACGATATTCACTGGCTAATCAGAAAATCAATTTCAACGGGCAAAATATCAATTTCAACAATTTCATCATTGCCGATTCAACCAATCAGCAGATGAAAATTAATGGAAAAGTCGACATCGCTAATATTCCCGATGTAGCATATAACCTGACCATTGATGCAAAGAATTTCAATGTGTTGAATTCGACGCAGAAACAAAACGAGCTGTTTTATGGAAAGGCGAACATTGATGCCGACCTGAGTGTAAAAGGACAAGGCAGCAAATCGGTGATTGACGGAAGCATTAAGGTAGACCCGGGCAGCAACATCACATTTGTGCTTCCTAATGAGGCTACGGAGGCTGGGGACGCTTCCAAAGGCATCATTGAGTTTGTGGATATGAGCGATTCAACCCAGGTTGCCGAGGCAGATTCAGCTGCGGCTAAAATAACAACCGTCGATTTTGCTTCGCAAATTTCCCTCGACATTGACGTGGATGATAAGTCTGAGTTTAAAGTTGTGATCGATGAGCTGAATGGAGACAATATCCGGCTTAAAGGAAATGCGCAATTAAACACCGGGATCGCTCCCAATGGTCAGCTCTTTATGCTGGGCTCCTATGACGTGACCGAAGGCTCATATGACCTCACCTTGCAGATCCTGAAACGACAATTCCAGATCTTGAAAGGAAGTAATCTGCTCTGGACCGGCGATGTCATGAACGCCGAACTGAACATCACTGCTGGTTATACCGTGGAAGTTGACCCGGGATCAATCAGTGCCAAATTCCAGGGTGCCAGCAAGGTCCCCATTCAGGTGCAAGTTGTCATTACAGGAAACCTGACAACGCCGAACATTACATTCAACATTGTGCCGGACGAAACCATTGACAAGCAAGTAACCAACGAGCTGACCAGTCAGAGTTTTTGGGAAAATATGAAAAGCAGTCCGTCTGAAATGAACAAGCAGGCGTTTGCGCTTTTGATTACAAATAAATTTATCACAGACCAATCATCTCCTGGTTTCAATCTCGGATCGAGTGCAGAAGCGGTTGCGCGTCAAAGCGTAAGCCAGCTTTTAAGCGATCAGCTGAATAACCTTGCTTCTGATTTGGTCAAAGGCGTCGACCTGGATATTGGTGTTAACTCTACTGCAGATCAGACAACAGGCGCACGCACCGACCTTAACCTTGGTTTGAGCAAGGCATTTTTGAATGATCGTCTTAAAATCTCCGTGGGTAAAAACTTCGAAATCGAGAGCCAGTCCAACTCAGCCAGTTCCAACGAGGTTTTTGACAACATTGCGTTGGATTATGCGATCACAAGAGATGGCCGGTATTTGTTCAGAGCGTTTCGTAAAAATCAATATCAGTCCATTCTGGAAGGTTTCATCATCGAGACCGGTGTAAGTTTTATTGTGACGGCAGATTATGACCTGCTGCGTGAATTTTTCCAAAGGCAAAAAAATGAGAAATAG
- the mce gene encoding methylmalonyl-CoA epimerase: MKNVEHIGIAVKELEEAEKLFSKLFNTNPYKRETVASEGVLTSFFQVNQTKIELLQSTDPDGVIARFIEKKGEGFHHVAFEVDDIVTEMNRLKEEGFTLLSETPKPGADNKLVCFLHPKTTNGMLIELCQEIKS; encoded by the coding sequence ATGAAGAACGTCGAGCACATTGGTATTGCGGTCAAAGAGCTGGAAGAGGCGGAAAAATTGTTCTCAAAACTTTTTAATACAAATCCCTATAAACGTGAAACCGTTGCTTCCGAGGGTGTTTTGACCTCTTTTTTTCAGGTTAACCAAACCAAAATAGAGCTGTTGCAATCCACAGATCCCGACGGCGTTATTGCCCGGTTTATTGAGAAAAAAGGGGAGGGGTTTCATCACGTCGCGTTCGAAGTGGACGACATTGTAACCGAAATGAATCGACTAAAAGAAGAGGGTTTCACCTTGTTAAGTGAAACCCCCAAACCCGGAGCAGATAACAAGCTCGTATGTTTTTTGCATCCGAAAACCACGAATGGAATGTTGATCGAGCTTTGTCAGGAAATCAAATCCTGA
- the tamL gene encoding translocation and assembly module lipoprotein TamL: MRNSVLGILVIMVTLSSCSVNKYVPEGQSLYVGSKVSVQADTITKPNVSGLASELEAIVKPPPNKTLLGFPWKVWWWYFIGEPKDEGGLRSWFRNKLGEAPKFATQRVADINAANMVSHLDNEAYYRSKATGKLVPSKKKKRRTAIYEFDAYVMPRYVMNEINYVVRDSSLFNRDLILAKQKTLLKKGEPPRLDVIATERSRIDLELKGKGYYFFNPDYLIIKVDSTIGKRDSTLAPQQVNIFLEVKPQTAQTSLKQYFINKIYVNTGSQESLLADTTAAREPLRRGLNIKDPGNLYKRRIFYDAIGFRRGNMYTNTMHNVSLQRLVNLQNFKFVKNQFDLVPRSDSALLDVRYDLEPLKGKALQTTLSASTKSNNLGGSQLDVAWRNRNTFRGAEMLAIKAFFGFDVQLGGNQEANPNRIGNEYIRYGIGADLSFPRFIIPFVRIRPEKSQALPKTVLSINYENRVQRGLYTTTSIRGDWAYIWSKNSEVVHTLTPIAINYIQPRNVNYERLFAIATSPNTNPVDVERLFTLVEQKYFIAGSNYSVSYRPTPRPFARNQYALTGGIDYGGNLLSLFAKRPSGDSVGMPKEFLQVPVFQYVKVDGDIRYYRTITPGVKWANRLLLGAIKPYGNSKNMATPQFKQYFGGGSTGIRAFRARALGPGAYTPDTATIALIGYQNFADIRMEFNSELRMKFTNIINGAVFMDAGNIWSFGSPERARYDSSALIGRDFIKQIAVGGGIGLRLDFSFLIFRLDIATPFRKPWYTKEIKSETPEGEVTYKNPWVFNEVNFRSKAWRKENLILNIAVGLPF, encoded by the coding sequence ATGAGAAATAGTGTATTAGGCATCTTGGTTATTATGGTGACGCTGAGCAGCTGTTCAGTGAATAAATATGTCCCGGAAGGCCAAAGTCTCTATGTGGGCAGCAAAGTAAGTGTGCAAGCAGATACCATAACCAAACCCAATGTTTCGGGCCTGGCTTCCGAGCTGGAAGCCATTGTAAAGCCGCCGCCTAACAAAACGCTTCTCGGTTTTCCCTGGAAAGTATGGTGGTGGTATTTTATTGGTGAGCCGAAAGACGAAGGCGGATTACGGAGCTGGTTTCGCAATAAATTGGGAGAGGCCCCAAAATTCGCAACCCAACGTGTAGCAGACATTAATGCCGCGAACATGGTTTCCCATTTGGATAATGAAGCCTATTATCGCTCAAAAGCCACTGGAAAGCTGGTTCCAAGCAAAAAGAAGAAACGCAGGACTGCCATTTATGAGTTCGATGCCTATGTCATGCCGCGTTATGTGATGAACGAGATCAATTATGTGGTTAGGGACAGCTCTTTATTTAACCGAGATCTGATTTTAGCCAAACAAAAAACACTACTGAAAAAGGGCGAGCCTCCTCGTTTGGATGTCATAGCAACAGAAAGAAGCAGGATAGACCTGGAATTGAAAGGCAAAGGCTATTACTTTTTCAACCCCGATTATCTGATCATTAAAGTGGATTCCACCATTGGAAAAAGGGACTCCACACTGGCGCCTCAGCAGGTGAATATTTTCCTTGAAGTAAAGCCACAAACGGCGCAAACTTCGTTGAAGCAGTATTTTATAAACAAAATTTACGTAAATACCGGAAGCCAGGAAAGTTTGCTCGCGGACACAACGGCTGCCCGTGAGCCGCTCCGCCGTGGCCTGAACATTAAAGATCCGGGCAATCTGTACAAAAGAAGAATTTTTTATGACGCAATCGGTTTCAGGAGGGGAAATATGTATACCAATACCATGCATAATGTATCCCTGCAAAGACTGGTCAATCTCCAAAATTTCAAGTTTGTAAAAAATCAATTCGACCTCGTTCCGCGCTCGGATTCAGCCTTGCTGGATGTGCGTTACGATCTGGAACCGTTGAAAGGGAAAGCGTTACAGACAACTTTAAGTGCGAGTACGAAATCAAATAACTTGGGCGGGTCTCAGCTGGATGTAGCATGGCGGAACCGTAACACATTTAGAGGAGCGGAAATGCTTGCTATCAAAGCTTTTTTCGGATTTGACGTGCAGTTGGGTGGTAATCAGGAGGCAAATCCGAACCGGATTGGTAATGAGTACATTCGCTATGGTATAGGCGCCGATTTGTCCTTTCCGCGCTTTATTATTCCGTTTGTGCGCATTAGACCAGAAAAAAGCCAGGCTCTGCCCAAGACTGTACTTTCTATAAACTATGAAAACCGGGTGCAACGCGGACTTTATACAACCACATCCATCCGGGGAGATTGGGCTTACATTTGGAGCAAAAATTCGGAGGTCGTACACACATTAACTCCAATTGCAATTAACTACATTCAACCTCGCAATGTAAATTATGAGCGTTTGTTTGCCATTGCCACGAGTCCCAATACGAATCCTGTGGATGTGGAACGGTTATTCACGCTGGTTGAGCAAAAATACTTCATTGCAGGATCCAACTATTCCGTATCCTATCGGCCCACGCCTAGACCATTTGCCAGAAACCAATATGCTCTTACGGGTGGAATTGATTACGGTGGAAATTTACTGAGTCTTTTTGCGAAACGTCCTAGCGGAGATTCAGTCGGAATGCCAAAAGAATTTTTGCAGGTTCCCGTATTTCAATACGTAAAGGTGGACGGCGACATCAGATATTACCGCACCATTACGCCGGGAGTCAAATGGGCAAATCGGCTCTTACTTGGAGCTATCAAACCGTACGGCAACTCTAAAAACATGGCTACGCCGCAATTCAAGCAGTATTTTGGGGGTGGTAGTACGGGAATTAGGGCCTTTCGAGCGCGCGCGCTCGGTCCGGGAGCTTATACGCCCGATACAGCAACAATTGCATTGATCGGTTATCAAAATTTTGCTGATATACGCATGGAATTCAATTCAGAACTTCGGATGAAATTCACAAACATCATCAACGGCGCTGTATTTATGGATGCTGGTAATATCTGGTCATTCGGCAGCCCCGAAAGAGCTAGATACGATTCAAGTGCACTTATCGGTAGAGACTTTATCAAACAAATTGCGGTTGGTGGTGGGATTGGATTAAGACTTGACTTCTCCTTTTTGATTTTCAGACTTGACATTGCAACGCCTTTCCGCAAGCCCTGGTACACCAAAGAAATCAAATCTGAAACACCGGAAGGTGAGGTTACTTACAAAAATCCGTGGGTCTTTAACGAAGTCAATTTCCGGAGTAAGGCTTGGAGAAAGGAAAACCTGATCCTCAACATTGCGGTCGGGTTGCCGTTTTAG
- the rsgA gene encoding ribosome small subunit-dependent GTPase A: MDLVKGLVLRSTGSWYDVRDSRDGHIWQCRLKGKFKALGLKVTNPIAVGDYVRFEAEDETQNFGIIHEILPRENYVVRRSVHKTAHAHLIAANVDQAILIATLVFPRTSLGFIDRFLVAIESFRIPGVLIFNKQDLLNDDMKEFQAELMELYEGLGYTCMATTAVSEEGLENFAALLKGKVSLLSGHSGVGKSTLVNAIAPDLDIKTQEVSTFANKGVHTTTFAEMFELEPGTFIIDSPGIKELGLSDMKAEEIAHSFPEMRELLNQCRFNNCQHINEPGCAVKDSVSDGEIAISRYESYLSMVGDQDNRK; this comes from the coding sequence ATGGATTTAGTTAAAGGATTGGTTTTGCGGTCGACTGGTTCATGGTATGATGTGCGGGACAGCCGTGACGGACATATCTGGCAATGCAGGTTGAAGGGAAAGTTTAAAGCCTTGGGATTAAAGGTCACTAACCCCATTGCCGTAGGTGACTATGTGCGGTTTGAGGCTGAAGACGAAACGCAAAATTTTGGTATCATACATGAAATATTGCCCAGGGAAAATTACGTTGTGCGACGCTCGGTCCACAAGACGGCACACGCGCATTTGATTGCTGCCAATGTTGACCAGGCTATCCTGATCGCTACACTGGTTTTCCCTAGAACTTCACTAGGTTTTATTGATCGGTTTTTGGTTGCCATTGAGTCATTCCGGATTCCCGGCGTGCTGATTTTTAATAAACAGGATCTGCTCAATGATGATATGAAGGAATTCCAGGCTGAGCTGATGGAGCTTTACGAAGGCCTCGGATACACTTGCATGGCCACCACAGCCGTGAGCGAAGAAGGGCTTGAAAATTTCGCTGCATTGCTCAAAGGAAAAGTGTCTTTGCTTTCCGGTCATTCGGGTGTTGGAAAGTCTACATTGGTGAATGCGATTGCACCCGATTTGGATATTAAAACACAGGAAGTTTCCACATTTGCCAACAAAGGTGTGCATACGACAACATTCGCCGAAATGTTCGAGCTGGAACCCGGAACATTTATCATTGATTCTCCAGGGATTAAGGAACTGGGCCTTTCCGACATGAAAGCAGAGGAAATCGCTCATTCTTTCCCGGAAATGAGGGAATTACTGAATCAATGCCGTTTTAACAACTGTCAGCATATTAACGAGCCGGGGTGTGCTGTGAAAGACTCGGTTTCGGATGGGGAAATTGCCATCAGCCGTTACGAAAGTTATTTGAGTATGGTTGGTGATCAGGATAACCGTAAATAG